A stretch of DNA from Pseudomonadales bacterium:
CCAGTGCCCAGGCCGTTGTCAGCGCTATGCGCGCCAACTGGCTCGCCCAGTTCCAGGAGCGCCATCCGCAAGTTGCGGTCAGCTTTCAAGGCCAGGTGGCTCGTTCGGCGGAAACTGGCGGTTCGATCGTGCGCGGTCTGCTGATCGGTCTGCTGGGTGTTTATATTATTCTGTCTTTCCAGTTTCGCAGCTATGCCGAGCCGTTTATCGTCATGCTGGCCATTCCGCTGGCTTTTGTCGGTGCGGTGTGGGGGCATGTGCTGCTGGGCTGGTATATTTCCATGCCATCGTTGATTGGCGCCGCGTCATTGGCCGGCATTGTGGTAAACGATGCCATCCTGCTGATTCAGTTCATCAAGGAGCACCGCGGCAAGGGATTGAGCGCAAGCGTTGCCGCGGTGCGGGCCAGCCGAGACCGTTTGCGCGCCATTCTTATTACCTCCACTACCACCATCGCCGGGTTGCTGCCACTGCTGGCAGAAACCAGTGTGCAGTCGGCCTCGATCAAACCGCTGGTTATTTCGGTGGTATTTGGCTTGCTTACCACTACCGTGCTGGTACTGGTTGTTATTCCGGCCGTCTACGTGTTGTTTGACGATTGGGGCTGGACCCGGGTGGAGCCTGCCGAAGCGGAACATTGAATGGGGCAAGGGCTTGCTGCGGGTCGAATTATGGCAACACGAGTGTCTATTGCTGTGGTTAGATTTATTTCTCAGAAAGTGTGTGCCAGAAAGTCAGGACATATGCCTCGTAGCAATTCTCTTTGGATCGTTCTTATCGCCCGTCAGGCCGAGCTGGAATCCCAGCGGAGTCAGGCAGCGGCGACGGTAGCCAGCGCCGAGGCAGGGGCTAAGCTGGTGCTGGCAGGCAGCGAACAGCCCCGTGCCGAAACGCGCTGAATGAGTACGACATGCTTTCGCGCCCGGATCTTGACCTGCGCCCCACCGAGACTCAGGTGGCCGACGCCGAGAGTGCTGCATGTGAGGATGGGTGACAAAGCGCGCATCATCCCCGACACTGCCCTGCCTCCTGTGGTGCCCTTAATTGGTAGGAGGTCGTTCGCTAAAGAAGTATCAAGATCGAAGGCACCGCTTACCTAGGCAGAACTACTTATGTTGGTGGGTCGTCGGCTTCTTTACATTAGAAGTATCTAATATAAAGGATACGATCATGTACCGACCTGCTTTCACGACGAGTATTCTGCTGATCGCCATGGGCATGGGGCTATCGAGCCTCTCGGTTGCGGCTGAGGGAACGGAGCCCTCCCGGGAACAGAACCGCGAGCAGATTCGTAAGCAAGTTCAGGATCCCAAGGGACAAACTGAGCTGGAGCGTAGTCAGGATAGGGTGCAGACCCGGGATAAACAGACCGCAAATCAGGATCAGAGTCAGCGTCAAGGCCAAGGAAAAGGTCTAGGAAAAGGCCAAGGAAAAGGAAAACGAGGCGGTCAGGGGCGAGGTTGACGACCACCACCACTGAATACTCAGAATTAGGAAGCGTTTGATCGCCCCCTTGCCTTCAGTGGTCGCCTTCGAGGCGACAACGGAAAGCGCAGAGTTCAGTGGTGGTCTTAGATAGCGTAAGGCTGCCTGCACCGAGTTCGATCAAAATGGAGACGCGATGATCGATTAAGCATAGTACCATCAGGTCCGTGGCCCAGAGAATTGCCCGCAGAGTGGGTGAAGGACGAGCGATGAAGCACCCGTCCAGCGAGTCGGAATTTTCCGACAACGATACGGATGGTGATGGAAAAGTGAGCGAGCAGGAATTTGCTGGACACCAGGGTGAGCATCTAAAAAGAACTGATCTCACCTGAAATGGACGTTCTTCTTGCAATCGATTTGGTATCCATGCGCGCCAATGCGCATTCAGCCGCTCGGCTGCTGAAGATACTGGCTAATGAGAATCGTCTGCTACTGCTCTGCGCGCTGATTGAGGGTGAATCTTCCGTATCAGCACTGAACGAGAAGGTGAATTTGAGTCAGTCAGCATTGTCGCAACACCTGGCGCTGCTGCGCGAGGAGGGTTTGGTGACTACGCGCCGAGATTCTCAGAACATCTACTATGCAATCGCGAATAGCAAAGCGTTACCGGTCATCCGCGCCCTGCACGATATTTATTGCACCTAGCAGGAATTGACTCATTTCATTAGCCTGTAAAGACCGGTAGGTACACTCCATCTAGCGCGACAGCTTCCTTCCTAGATCGTGATCGGTCAAAAAGGTACCTGGTCGAGCAACTCCCGTCGGATCGACCCAATAAGTCGTTCAGCCCATGGGTGCGCAAGTGGTGCACAGGGTGCGGTTTTGACGACCGTGGCTCAGAAGAATTCGTAGGTTGGCTTTGAGTCGATGAGTCAGTTTCTTCATTGTCCATGCTGATGTAGCGACACGCGAGAGTACAGTCGCTATATAGTATGTTTGCAAGGGAGAGGGAGCTAGGTGACGGTGCGAAAACCGCTCAGTTGTAAGAGAAGCAGCCGCTCACCTTCTTTAACAATGCTGAAGCGTCGCTCGTTCACAGACCAGCGCACCGCGAGGCCCTGGACGAGTCCAATCAGCAGGTACGCGACATCATCAGGGTTGATGTCCAAACGAAAATTTCCTGTGTTTTGAGCCTCTACCACGCTTTTTGACAGACGTTGATGGAACTGGCCCAGCAGTTTCGCAAATGTGTTCCGCAGCCGCACGTTCTCGACTAACAGCTCCCGCGAGAACAACAAGCACGGTATTGCTGGAAATGTCTGGATCAGGCGGAGCTGCCCGAGTACCAGGCGGCGCAGCCGCTCTTCGGGAACGTCATCCTTGCGGCGCTCGGTGCTGACCCAGCGTTTTCGCATTTGCGCGCTGATGTAGTCCGCCACCGACTCCCAAATGTCCTGTTTTTTTGGAAAGTGGCGGAAAATCCCCGCCTGCGTTAGACCCACCGCACTCGCCAGCGTGTCGGTGGTAACTCGATCGGGTCCTATTTCGTCGGCGAGTCTGAGTGCTGCGGCGACCACTTCGGCTTTGCGTTCATCGGCAGATTTTCGTACTCGCATGCAGGTTTGTCCCGTTTCTGGTAAGTATCTACGCGCTAACTTATCTTGTTGTCTGCTGTGTAGCAAGGTTACTCGTCGACTGATACCGCAGCGGTGAGAGTGCGTTATCTATCTGTTGGTGGTAGAGCACACCGGTTATGTCGCTGCATGTCAATCAGGCTTGCTCGATGACCGGAGAACGTATTGACATGGCCTAACTTAGAACTAATATAGTGAGCAATTAATAGCTAATTAAATATGCCGAGATCGTACCAAACTGGAGGTTGGCGCACCGATCAAAACTGTGAATACGTTGACTGACGGGCCGAGGCGATCATGGGCAGCCCGGCTGCTGCGACTGGTGGATATCCCGGTTTTGTTTCGAATCACTGCTGCAGCGCAGCAACGTCGACATGACGCAGACACATATTCACAGAATGAGGCTCTACTCACAGAGTCTTGCCAAGCGTAATTAAGCGCGATTGAAAGAGGCTACACCGATGGGTAAGAGAAACTTGAGTGCAGGATTTCTGTTCATAGCTGGCTTCATGGTTTACGGATTCGTTCTGATTTATCTGCGAGACTTTGCGCCCGGAAAAGAGCAATGGATTGCGGCCTATGCGATCGGCGAACATTTCGAAGCACGACTTGCGCACGTGCACGGCAACCTCTTTGCTTTCTTGAACGTTCTCGTCGGCTATCTCTTGTTAAGACTGCCGATCCAGGCTCGTGCTGCGCGTGTTATTTCGTGGCTGGCACTGACCGGCATGCTGATGCCGCTCGGTATCCTGGCGGAACTGTGGTTCGGGTTGCCCCCTATCCTGGTCATCATCGGTGGCGCGAGTATGGTGGTGGCGGTGTCGATGTTCGGTGTCGTTATCTTGCGCAGCCCGTCCCTCGACGAACAGCCATAGGTAACAAGGAGCATTCTTAGAATGTCACTCTAGGCAGTCGTCGACGTGACAGTGAGTATTGCCGGCCGGATGGAAATGCAATGGGGTTTGTTTATCGCTGTGCACCAGGCCCTGTTTGCCGGTGCTATCTATATCGACCGGCCAATGCGCGTTCCAGGAAATCAG
This window harbors:
- a CDS encoding metalloregulator ArsR/SmtB family transcription factor yields the protein MDVLLAIDLVSMRANAHSAARLLKILANENRLLLLCALIEGESSVSALNEKVNLSQSALSQHLALLREEGLVTTRRDSQNIYYAIANSKALPVIRALHDIYCT
- a CDS encoding TetR/AcrR family transcriptional regulator, coding for MRVRKSADERKAEVVAAALRLADEIGPDRVTTDTLASAVGLTQAGIFRHFPKKQDIWESVADYISAQMRKRWVSTERRKDDVPEERLRRLVLGQLRLIQTFPAIPCLLFSRELLVENVRLRNTFAKLLGQFHQRLSKSVVEAQNTGNFRLDINPDDVAYLLIGLVQGLAVRWSVNERRFSIVKEGERLLLLQLSGFRTVT